Below is a genomic region from Numenius arquata chromosome 8, bNumArq3.hap1.1, whole genome shotgun sequence.
AAGCTTCACCTGCACAGCCCCTTGCAGGTTTGGTGCTCGGGTGTTTCTCAGAAACATCTTTCCGAGCTAGTGTGTGGAGTCTCCCTGTTGCTGAGTATTTCTTAGATGAGAACATGCCAAGAGCGAATGAAGTGTTCCCAAAACAGCTATGCTGAAGCCATTGCTGCTTGTTCCCTGTGTCTGTCTGCATGCAACCCAGAATGCACCAGGCCATTTGAGTGCCAGAGCTCACAGGACACTAGTGTTTCGTTTGTTTTATGTCTTTTAGTTCCATGGGACCCAGAAGAGTGCCACTACTGACCAAGAAGCTATCCTTGCCCCCAGGAGTACATGGTGTGAATGCAGTGATTCAGGTTAGGGATCTGTGGCCAGGACCGCTTAGTTCACACTGAGAGTGAATATAGAACAAAAACTAGTTTTGACTCATTTTTTTGAGTACCATAGAAGGAGTAAGTTTGAGCAAAGGATGTGAATGTGCAGGGAGGTGCTTGTAGAACTATAGCATGGTGCCAGCACTCAACATTGAGTCAGTTGTGGGGAGGCTGAGGCTGAGTGGCTGGTGAGCATGAAAGCAGATGATAGACTAAATTGCAGAAGGATGGAGTCATGTGATGCCTTGAAGTCAAAGGCAAGGATTTCAAACCTAATGAGTCAAAGGGAAAGGAACTGGGAAGAATAAAACAGAAGAGATGTTACAGTTGGGTCAGAACACTAAATATAGCAGCCACGATGGAAGGATGTGAGTGTCCCATTCCTGATCATCATTGTTCTCAGCCAGTGAACGGGTGAAATCTAGCCAGTTACACACTCTTTTCAGCCTTCCTGCCGTGTAGCTATTTCCTGTCCGTATTTCCATTCTCTCCAgatgcaaaggagaaaaaatggaaatgttttccctGTTGGGTGTTTGCTGTGACCGTTTTTCAGGATTTTGCATTCATCCCTGGAGCACTCTTGGATTGCAAAGGTAGGCAGGGCAGGAAGTGTTACGGCTCTTCATGAAACCTCCACTTGTGTTCTGTCCCTGCTTGTAGTCTGTGTTATCTGACATAACTCGAGGGGTTTCAGTGTGAGCTCAGTAGGACTGTGTCAGAGATCCACGGTGATTTTGAGAGTAAACTTCCTTACTCCCAATTCTTACCTGGCCTGCTGAAAAATTTTGTTGACTTGTTCCAGGAGAGAGCAATTTGAGGAGGAATTCTTCCCAGGAGTTCAATAATACGAGCAACATGATCTAGACAGAGGGAGGGAAAACACATGTAGGTACAAAGATTGTGACACTTCggtcagtgaaatgaaaaaaaaaaaaactgatggaGCCCTACCATCATCTCTGGAGAAATATTTCCCAGGTTGAGGATCAAATAGACACTCCCCAGTTGCCATTTCAAATGCCTAGAAATGGAGGAGCATTGTCAATTCACGAACTGACCTGGAGGTTCCCCCCCCTGCTATTCAGGGAAATCTGATAGCACCAATTTCCCTTCCTGTCACACAGAACTGATCCTAAAATACGGACATGTTCATACAATTGATCCATATCATGGCCCCTTTGAAAAGCAGTATGTGCCTGATTCAGTCAAGCCTGTGAGTTAACAGGTGGAGTGTGAATTGCCTTATCACTTAAACTAATTAAGAGTGAATTTTATCAGCAGCATACTTTCAAGGGAAAGTGAAAGTGCAGACAGCCCCTTTCTCCTCAGCAAGGAAGCCTTGCTCCCCATGCAGCAGCTATAGGTGGGTGCAGAGGGGGCACGGTTAGTGTCGGTCCCCTCCCATGCAGGCACAGCATTGTCCCCTGTCCTACCAGGCAGCCGGTGCTCCAGATATCTGCAGGAGTGCCATAGTCTAATCCAAGCAGCACTTCCAGGGCACGGTATGGCTGGGTCTGTATCTCCTTGGAAAAAGGCTTGTACTGGAACAGAAACAAACTCCCTTTGGTTAGTGCCCGTAAACGAGTACCAGCAACCCGTATGTGTGCTCACAAGCTTCCCACGCAGTGAGGAGGACGCCGAGGGGCAGAACTGAATACGTATGTTAAACTCTTTCGCAGGGCATGTTCTCAACCCCGCTGACACCGGGGTGAATTTACTTCCCAACATTTCACACCAAACAGGGTTTTGACTTTCCAATTGTAGGGACTAACTGCAAGCCAAAGAAACATCCAAACGTCTCCGGGAGTGCAGGGCCCAGCTCTGAGCTGGGAGTGCTCAATATAACCCCCCAAAATCAGCATCTCTTCGGCACACTGAAATAACCTGCTGTAAAAGGACAGACATCTGTGGTAGGATGGAAAGAAACACACAGCATCCCGCATCGGCACGGGACTGAGACTTGGAGCACACTCACTGTCCAGCACGCGCTGCCGAGATCTGCAATTTTCACTCCTATGCTCATTAAATCAGATCCTTCCAATCGATTGCCAGGATCACCACCTAGGtggaaaggacagagagaaatcGGCTCTTTCCAAACCAACAGGTATTCATCACTCACCACAGGCATGTATGCCTGCCTTTAAAGTTTTTCAACCTAAAAGGtcctaaaatgcttttttttcaccACCTCTTTTTTGAGGAAACGGCACTAGCCAGACAAAAAACATCTGTAACGCCTCCTCAGCCTTCAGCAGTCCTGGCTGTCACAGACCTTGGGCACAGCCCGCTTGGCAAGCGCTGTAAAGGTTACATTTTCATGTGACCTCGGAAAAAGGTGATTTTTGCTGTACTGCTTTGCAGTGAGCTGTCATTCTACACCTAATATTGCACCTTTCTGCTCCGAGCGAGATTCGGTCACTAATTTAGCACTTCCCCAATTGTCCCAGAGTTTGAGAGACAAAACGGCACCGTCATGGGAGAAATGATCACAGGAGAACATCAGGCGAGGAAAATATAAAGGGTCTCGCTGCTGGGAAATGAGCTGATCTCTCGAGAAGCTCTCCAGCCCTGTGTCTTGTTCAATATTCACACCATTCTCTGCAAATAAATTATGTCTCAAAAGGCCTTGAAGATCAGCTGTATACGCAAGTCTCCCGCAAACCTCAGAAATACGGGAAATAAAGAGCAGAAGTGTCATACCACTTTCTGATCAAACCACCTTGTATGTAAATCTTTCAGTGGCTGAAGACGCCAGACAAAAGGGGACTATCTGGTACCTACAGCCGTGAGAATGAGCTGTGAGGTTGTGGTGGGGCTGTTAAGAGATGCCTGACGTGTAGTTCTCCTCCGCACAAACCTACCTGCAAGACCACACGTCTGCAGGTGCCTGGAGTAACGTAGGCACTCGGCACGATATTTATATTAAGCGGAGATAGGAGCAGCCTCTCAGCAGCCCAAGCTGGCTGTGCTGTTCCACAGCAGCCATTACAGGATCTTAGGAACTTTTCCTAAGATACCTGTACCTGCTGCCTCTCTGTTTCCCTCCTGGAAATAAACACCGGAGTCccttttcttgttaaaaaaacaaccctggagCACTCACCTTGTCCCTTTAGCCTCAAATCTGTTCTCTGGCCACAGTCGAACGCATCGGGCAGAAGCCTTTGGAGGGTTTTGTCACGTCCGTACAGCAAGACGTTCTCTGGTTTGATGTCGGCGTGGATGATGCGGCAGCGCTTGTGCAGGAAgtgcagccctgccagcacctGGGCAAGCAGGCAGCAAGTCACCTCAGCCACCCGAGGGTCCCCATCGCCtcccctgtcccagcagagcACTCCAGCACAGCAAGCTGTGGACTTTCTGGTATTGAAGAAAGGGGGCACTGATGGTAACTATCTGCGATAAACTCCGCATAGTGAGTGCCCTGTACTAAGCTGGAGGTGCAGCCAGCAGAGCAGTGACATTGGTTGGGGTGGCCCTGTGGCAGCGGGCACAAGGGGTCTGGGGAGCCcagtggggaaggggctgttTGGGGGAGGTGGCAGTGACACGCAGCAGAAGGCAACGTGAAAATACACAAATCCCAGCATGGATGGGCAAGTCCGGGGAGATGGAAAGAGGATGGGGCTACGAGGAAGCATTACAATCACAAAGCTGAACTTTCTCCTGAAAAAACACTCGGATGGCTGTTAAGTCCTCGGACCACCATGCCTTCCTGCTGATTATCATTGGAATGGAAGTTGGGGGCCGGTTATAGAGTGACATGGCACGGGACAGTGTCCCATCgtgcaaggagagaaaaggaggtgcAGCAGAACCCcgacaggaggagggagagatgaTGAGTGAGTGTGTGTAGAGAGGGCTTAAAAGCAGTGCAGGAGAGCCATGTAGGGAAAGAACGGCTTACGACGGAGCAGGGAGAGTCTGGCCTGTCACAGGGGAGAGATAAACAACACCTACCGGAGAGAAACAGTCGCTATCAGAAATCAATAACAGCGAAAACGCTGCTGggagatttatatatttttttaaacactctggTCAGTCATAAAGGGCTGGCAAATATTCTCTATGTTATCAAATTCTATTCTGGGATGAACACCAGCCTTGGGGAAATACCAACCTTAAATGGTAACTGCGAAACACGGGGAAAGATTTAAACAGCTAAACTGGAATGAATCAGAAGTAAATGCTGCCCCAGTATTTACtgatctgaagggaaaaaaagatcctGATATTTTACAATTAAAGCGGATACAGGAATGGATCAAGCAAAAGGCTTGGATGTGAAACGGGGCACAGAGATTAATGCCACTACATTTTTGTGTAACTTATTCAGGTGTTAGTGGAGCTTCTTTAGAGGAAGAAGAGGCTATTCCAGAAAAAGGATGAAGGAGGAAGTGGTTTTCTTTCTTAGTGTCCCTAGAAGGGCACAGGAATCAGGGTAGCAAATCTTCATCTTGGCAAGCGTGCAGACTTCTGATAAATCTCAGCACGAGAGGCAACATGTAATTTTAACTATTCTGAGGCCTCGCTCAGGTTTCCCATTCCTCAGCTATTCCCAGACAACACATAAGAAACTCAGTTTTCACAATCTGTTTGATCGGCACACCACATCCTTAGAGGGGTTGAAGGAAGAGTTGGCTCTGAGCAGGAAAACCTCAACATGGGTGGAGGACCAGTCAACCAAACCTGCAATTTAGAAAGCCCTGGAAAGACATCAGTGCTGAGAGAGACCTCGAGCAGCCTTTGGTGGTACCGTTCAGAAAGCTGCCGTCCCTGCCAGTGCTAGCCATGGCTGAATGCCGAGGCAAATGCCAACAGTCTGGACTTctcagggcagagggagggcagagATACACGTGGTTTGCCCACAAGAAGCATAACTATAGCAGGCTATTTGTCCCCCGGCTACTCCTGCCAGCAGAAGAACTGCTGGAGCGTTCAATGATTACTGAGATGATGGTGGCACTGGAACACAAGTGCCACCCCTGAATCACTGGTGCAGGTCTGCTGACTCTTCATGGTGGTGGCCCTGACTCCTTCCCAAACCTGATGAGACTGCAGGCTTGGGCAGTAACACACAGTGCCCCTGTATTAATGGGAATGTGATGACTTCCCACTCTgcatttaaattaacattttctttccttacacACAAAAGAAATAGTTATTGTTTTCCCCTAAAAAAAGCACGCCTTGCGCGCTCACTCTGTATTATCCCTTTCTTTGCAGATGCAGCCATGGAGTTCATGGCCAATGACCCCAGGATGAAGACTATGGCATGTCCCCCAGCCAACAGTCCCTTGGTGCCCTCACCCAGTTTCAGCTAAGTTCTCACCTGCTGTAAAGACTTCTTCACAAAAGGCAGAGGCAGTCCCTGGGCAGCGTAGTTACCCATCAGACATCGCAGGGAAGGACCCAGCGCCTCAAATACCAAGCATGCATGTGGGAAAGAGTCAGGGATTCACTAACAGAGAGAAGCTGCTAACACCAGCCTTTTACCCTTCACCAGAGCAGCCAAATATCTCCTTGTCTACCCTCCCCCCTCCAGCCACATCCATGTGCCCTGGTCCAACTactgccctcctcatcctcctcatggGAGCACAGAGGTCAGTTTTACACCATCCTGTAACTCTCCAAGGCAAGCCCAGGCTTTGCTGACCAGAGCTGCAGCACTCTCAGCAGAAGGATATGGAAGCCGTTCTCTCCAATCATTCTGAAGTCGTCTAGCAAACAGACGATATTTTCTCCTGCCTGGTCCTTCTTCTTCATACTGCTCACCTGAGGGGGAGGGTTCCAAGAAAGCTGCAATTAGAGACATATAAACGCACAAGGACATCTTGCACCCATTTTATCCTGTTCTACAGACTTTCTCTTCCACTAGTTAGAACTTCATGAATCCCAGGAAAACAGCATCAGGAAAACCAGGCTCCAAACACACAAGCATAATCTGTTACCAAGGAATGAGTTCCTGTATGTTGTCTAGCTCTTGACCAGGTGGGACCATCACCCTCGCAGTGCCCAAATAACTTAAACCAATCTTGCTAATAGCATCTAACACACTTCCTGCTCTTCAGAGCAGGGTTGGCCCTGTCCTCCAGTAGCAGGCTGGGATATTGCCTTTTAAAACTCACACCTTCCCTTCAGCAATTTCTCGCAAGGGGTTGCAGAGAGGCAGAGACCTTGTGATTGTCTTCGGCCACTCAAAGGCTACCTGTCCTACTGGGATAGAGAGTAGCTTCCATGTCTACAGGAATCCAGCAAAGTAGGTCTCTTTGGGCTGAAAAAGGGTTGGCTGTGGGCAAGTACTGCAGAAATCTGTAAGATATGGAGTGGTGGCAGAGGGCGTGAACAAAATCTTTCGTAACAAAAACCAGGGGCCATCCAACCTAGCACTTGGGATGttcaaaaacaaagcagaggagaCGGCTCTTCACTCAGCATGTGGGTAATTGATGGCATTTCTTGTCACAGGGGGCTGGGAGTGCTGAAGCCCACGTGAGCTCACAGGAAAGCAGGGCAGGAGTCTTGAAGGTAAATCTACTGAGAATCACTACCCACACAGACATCACCCTTGGCCTAAGAAATCTCCAGCTGGAAACTGCTGTAGGCCAGGGGAGCATTCAGTGGGAGCAGCACACTGTGCTTAGCTTGTCTCTACACCCATCTGGATATCTGCTGCTGGCCCAGGGTGAAACCCCAGTCTGCCCAAGCACGGGTGCTATGGTACCCCACTCTTGCACCAGCACCATATACCTGCTATTGGGAGTTTGCTCTCACAGAGCGCTGATCCTGGTACAGCAAttcatactttatttttcttttcacagccaTAACTGTCAGGACTTCGGTTCAGGATGTTGTGCAGCTGCCGGATCCACCTGCACCAGTGCCAGGAGGTTTGTGCTGGCACGACAGAGGGGAGCAGCCCTGGAAGCCGGGGAGACCAGATCGCCTCTCCTGGCAGCTCTGCAGGCACCAACCACCCTGTACCAGTGGGAACAGCCCTGGGAACCAGCTGTATTCTGCTGAATGGGAAGGCGTGTCTTTCAGAGAGAATTAGTAATAAATCAAGGGTAAGGCTCAGTCTGTACGCAGGATTATGCTGATGTGTAGAAACGCAGCCCTCTGATTACATTAAATTAGTGCCACTTGGTACTTCCTCTTGCATCACGGAGTCTGGCTCATGTCCCTTTGGATGGGACCTACAGATTTACAGATGCGAAATAAACCTCTCTCAAGCCTGTCGGAGAAAGGCCTCAGAgtaatttgaaatgcaaaatttaatggCTTTTACTCATCTAAAGCTGATGTAACTTTGTATTTAGGCAAACTCGAAGAATTGTAACTACGAGCTTTCTAGAACTAGCAGGTCAAGCCATCTTCAAAGTCAACTAGCCGAGACCCAGACATAGGCACCTAATTACCACAGCCATTAGCAAAGGCAGGAAGAAGTTTTCTGACTTCAGACGTTTATTATATTTTTGCTacatcctgcatttttttttctcagatattttctttttatttcagtatcagTGCTGCGATAGAGCAATGCTCTCTGAACTGGCGACGACACAAATACAGTGGACACACTCCCATCTCTTGCCTAAGAACATTACCACCTTTTTCTGTTGATTATCTGCCTTATCTTTCTGCAGATTCCTCCTATTTACTGGATTTCAGTCTCAGCTGAAATAAAGAGGCTGGCAGGGCAAGCAGGACACAGCCAGCATGTCACAGTAtgacaggaggaaagagaaggtgcCTATTTCAGAGGCCAGTGCTGAGCCAGGGTTATTTCTACAAATTTGCTaacttttggcatttttttcctgttgctcatCTAGCTCCTCAGACTGAGACCTGAAGGGAGAAGGGACAATGAGGCTGATACCCAGACCTGAACTCAGTTGGCCATCCCCGCGGAGCAAAGCACAGAGCCTCAGAATATACTTACGCAGCGCAGGAGAGCGACCTCATCCTGGGCAGCCTCGGCAAAGCTCTCCCTGCTTTTCAGGACCTTCACAGCTACGTGTTTCTTCCTCCTGAGGAACAAATTAGAGCTGCCAGCCAACACACGCCAGAGTGGCCCTAACCAGCAgcacctccccttctccctgtcaCCCAGCCCTGGGCTCCACGTGTGGGTGCTGCCCTCCTTCAAGCAGCCTTGCCCTTGGTCTGCAGCATGCCAGGCCCGTGAGCATCACTTCTGGTGACATTGCTGGCTTCTGGCAGCACAGCTGCCCCAGGGACTTGCAAGGGactggagagaaaaaggcagagcATAGACGCTCCAGGGTCTAAACGAGAAGAGCAAATGCAGAGCAAGGGCTGATCCATCCTGTGCTCAGGGGATACCAATGTGCTCAGGGCAAGCAGCTGcgctctgctgcttctgtgagaGGGGCAGGTCCCGTCCAGGAGATCAGCcaccccttcccacctccccgaAAGCTGGTCAGCCCCTCACCTCATGTCCTGGCACAGCCAGACGGTGGCAAAGGCACCACAGCCCAGCTTGCGCAGAGCCTGGTATCGTGTGTTGAACACCTCTCCTTCCCGCACGGGGTGGTGGCCTCCTGCGGGGACCATCACCAAAAGACATTACTGACATCTCTAAATGCTTTTAGACTGAAAGAGCAGCTGAGGACAGCCATCCTCCCAGAGGAATGGCCGGACAGGTCCCAGTGGCCTCTTCTGGCCTGGGAAGAGCCTGGCACAATCTCGGCTCTGGAGCCACACACCTGAGGACTGACCTGTGTGCTGGGCTGCCGGCATCTCCTCCTGCACCTGCTCCTCCATGGCCCAGCGGTGCAGCAGATCCTGGCACGAAGGGACACAAGCAGCGGGGAACCGGATCGTGGGGCACGGGCAGTATGATCTTCAGCCTATTACTCCTTTAAAGAGAGTTGGAGAGCTGCAAGGAGCTGTACCTCTGCTGCATGCTGCGCACATTGAACTGCAGGGCTCCCATTCCCTCTtctacccctgctctcccctcgccccctcttccttcccacctGCTTCATCAGCCCCTGGAGCTGGGCTGTTACAAACATTTTTGGCACTTCACGGAGGCAGGGATTATTTCGAGACTTCAGAAGAGGAAAGctggcaggctggggctgggcagggatccTGGTGGTGTGTGGCCAGGCCAGGGCCAGGTGGGAGTCTCAGGTTTCCCTGTGCCTCGTGTGGATTTTCAGGGGCTTAGCAGGGACTGTGGGATCccctcccatggctgcagccggGGAAAGCACtcgctccccatccctgtcccagctgaggaggggacaAGTCCTGGCTTTTGCTGGCAGGAGAAGCTTCACGCTCCAGATGGGTGCGAAGCAGAACTTGCATTTTGGGAAGTGCAGCGCTACACATCTGTCTGCAGCCCAGTCCTGGGCTGGAATACGGGTTTATCACTGACCGTCCCGTGACGCCCTAGCAAGAGACTGTGCTGGAGGGGGAGGCTGTTCCCAGGGTTTGTTACTATGACAGCCCAGGGTACAAACACAGAGACACTACAGACAGACTGATGCAACTGGTGTCCCCCCGCCTCACAGCACCGGTGTAGAATTGGCTTCAGCACTGGTCACCTGAAATAGCAGCCCAGACCCTGTGTTGTCAATGGAAATATAGACGTAAGCTGCCGTAGCTGGGATACTCCCAGCCCAGCCTTTCATAATTTGGAAATGTCCCTTGCTGTGTGACCGAAGCTTCAGATTAACATGCATTGCCAGAGCTCGTGACAGGTGATAATAATCCCAGTAGACCATTGGCACAGGTAGAAATACTGACCTTTGAATCAGGTTGCTGAAGCTGAGAGCTCGTCTGCACcagaagatttttcagaaatagtTATAGTgaactggtggtgctggtggcagtgggagCTACATGATGGGGAGTTGTTCTGGGGCAGTAACATCTTCCAGGTGTTGAGACAGAAGCATGACTTTCTCAAGAGAGTAAAGTTTCTTTGAACACACTGAtgctcctctcccagcacagcaggcagAGACGCAGCCTGCCTTTGGGCACCCAGGAAACTCCCAGCATGGTTCTAATTAAGGGTCAGACTGGGCTCAAGACTCTGATTCTGTCAGGGACAACCCAAATTGCCAGAGCCCCTACAGCAGTCTGCAAGGAGCTCaaaatccctcctcctccttgtatTTTTACACCTCTAACCATGGCATTTACACTGTTCAGAATCAGTCTCTTTTAGGCATAAATCTCCGGGATGCTGCATGTCTCTATGGCCACTTTTTTCAGCAAATACTTACTAATGTTTTAGCTATGAAATCAAAATTTTCCTTATTTGTGCACAGACCGAGCATATCAGCAAGTTCACAAGCTCCTGCACCACCAGAATCTACCCAAGCCCTTGTCACTCCCATCTTTAGGACATCGGGGGCTGATCTGAGAGCCGGGCAATGGCCTTAAAGATTTTATTATGTTGCTCTCTATTCACCTGCCAAAGGAAAACTCAAGAGGGTGTGGAGATGGGAGTTCATCAGCATCTTCCCTAGGTGGATTGTTATAGCAACAGGAGACTTTGGTGGGAAAGCAGCACCCAAAGACAGATGAGAGTGTAAAAGATCCTCACACTAGTGCTGATGGAGCTCTTGGGCAGCAAAATGGGCTTTGGTGTCCTTCTTGCTGTGAGGCGAGGCAGGTCCATCCCTAGGCATGTGGGACTTTACCCCCATCCAGCACAGATGGATGCACTGGCAAAGGATGCGGAGCGTTGCTATGCAACTTGGTATAGGAGGGCGAAACGTACTTTTCTAAGCTGTGATAAAGGACAGTCAGTGCTTTAAAGTCCTTCATCCCTTGACATCTTTACGTTAAAACCAGCTATTATTCAAAGCTACGTTGTGCAGAAACTACTGACTTGCTGCAAGCCTGGACCAGGTCTGAGAACTTGAGCCCAAAACCACACTGGTCCTGCCTGATCTGTGAGAGTCACAGGAGGCAGCGGTGCTTCACCTCTGGCCTGAACAATTCCACCTGACCTGCTTGGAATGGTGTACAGAGCTGCCCACCACCAGTTACGCCTTATAGTGCCTGGACCTCTGGAGTCACAGAGCTCACCAGAGCAATACACACCTTCCTCTTCCACATGAACACAGACCTGGCAAGCCCTTGCTGAGCGCAGCATCCCTGCAAGTTGCAACATGCAGTGGAAAAGCAGCCCCGTTGGTGCGCGGGGCTCCGAGCCCCAGGGACCCTGTGCAGACTTACCGTGCAGCAGCTCGCAGGCCTGGCACGCTGCTCCATTTGTCATCTGGCTCATTCTCGAGCTCCCCAAAGTGAGATACCAGCTGGTCCTTCTCTCCTTTTAATCTGTGCTGCCCGGGAGGGGTGTCCTTGAGCAGACCAAACTCTTCTGCATCGTTGGATGGACGTGGAgagaggagcagggcagggtaTCGGATCACAGCACTGCTTCTGGGAACAACCTTGGCTTTGGGATAGCAGGAGACCTAGGACAGCTGCGGTGGATTCACTTTACAGCtggcctctccctgcctccccccggcTTCCCTGCCAGCAGGTCTGTCAGCCTGCTGCGGCTCCACAGTCTCCACAGCAACTATTTATAGAGGGAAATTCACAGCTCTACTGAGATGGAAACAGAGAAatcctttccctctgcttcaCTGTCCCCAGACCTAGAAGCCATGGGGCTGCCTGACGCTTCCCACTGCTCCCACCAGCGTGTTGGCAGGACTTTTGGCCCAGCCTTGCTACTGTGGCACCGTCACCTGCCCAGCACAGCCATCCCCGAGCTGTGCCTGGCAGAGGGGACAAGCCCACCCGTGTGCCACGCTGCTGACCTGAGGCACCTCAGCCTTCCCCAGCAGTGCCCACGCGCAGCCGAACACAAACCCAGCGTGGTGCGGGGGAGACAAGAGCCCATGCTTCCCCATTCCCTCTTTGTGGAAAGCAACCAGGACGGCAGCATCCTCCCGGCATCCCTGCCCCGCTGAGGTGGGACCCGagcaccccagcacccacacGGCACCAAGGAGAAAACAACCACAcacaataaaaatcacatttttccctttttcaggcTGCGGCCTTGcaccagcgctgagccccggccTCCCCCTCGCTGGGGCCCTAGTGTTGTACAGCTCAGGTTTCCTCCCTGAGACTGCAGAGACCAAGCCCCAGCCCCGACGCAAAGGGTTAACGCTGCCTAGCAGTAGCTCTGCTGCAGATCCAGGCTGCCAAACCCAGGTCGGGGCCTCCCCGGAGAGCTTCTCCCCTTGCCTGTGCCCCTCTCCTCTCACCTGCCTTCCCCGCACTAAAAATAACaagggagggggcagaggctgcACCAGGCTGGACGCCGAGCGAGCACAGGGGCAGCACCCAGGGGACAAGCCATTTGTAACCCCTAAAAGGCCaccaagaacacacacacacacacacgtacggAAAAGGAGGGACTAAAGCGGTGACATTACATAGATAAGAGGGGGGAGAGGCAGACTGTAGCCAAAACTCTGCTAGTAAAGGAATGGAAGGATAGATGGGCCAGGAGCCAGCTTTATGTCTAGGAAGAACTCTGCAATTAGTTTAAGAAATAAGTTGTTTTGCTAATTTAGGAACACTGGTGGAAAACAGCCATCAACATAAACTTTATCTCAAGCAACTCCCTCCCTACTTACCCACCACAGAAAACCACAACCAGAGCTGTAACAGATTTGCCCCCGGCTCCCAGCCCAGAGCtacagcccagctcctgctgcaggagaCGTGAAACTCATCTGCGAAGGGAGGTTCCCCCCTACTGTGGCAGGGACGGTGTTTGAGCTCTGGAAATCACAGAAGAGCGGCGGCGATGCAGGAGCCATCAGTGGAAGGTGGCACAAGGTCATCTCAAAGAAACACAGCTGGTATCTCACGGACTGTGGAGGAGGCGGGAGGGAAAAGCTCCACGCTCCCGGCACGGCTCCCAGGAGTACACAGTTTCcacttaggaggaaaaaaagaggcaaatcCATTCCGGGGAATTGCATCATTGTGCAACACAAGGACAACACGCAGGTTGTATATTAAAATTTATTGAATTATTGTGTAAGAATTCTCTTTATTAAAATCATTTGGACTCTAAACTGATTATTTACAGACAAAACCTCTTATATCACCAATAGATTCCTACATCTCAGAACAGTATCTACAAACAGTTATTACACTATGtaacaaaattcagatttttttttttccaagctttttatattaattattaattcaaATTTGCAAAAGACAGTACCTCAGGTGCTCTGAGAAGAACTCAAGGTGTGGCAGGGCATAAATGCAGGTCAGGCCGTACCATAACATAGAGAGAGACACCAAGTCACAAGGCTG
It encodes:
- the LOC141467758 gene encoding SRSF protein kinase 3-like, yielding MEEQVQEEMPAAQHTGGHHPVREGEVFNTRYQALRKLGCGAFATVWLCQDMRRKKHVAVKVLKSRESFAEAAQDEVALLRCVSSMKKKDQAGENIVCLLDDFRMIGENGFHACLVFEALGPSLRCLMGNYAAQGLPLPFVKKSLQQVLAGLHFLHKRCRIIHADIKPENVLLYGRDKTLQRLLPDAFDCGQRTDLRLKGQGGDPGNRLEGSDLMSIGVKIADLGSACWTYKPFSKEIQTQPYRALEVLLGLDYGTPADIWSTGCLAFEMATGECLFDPQPGKYFSRDDDHVARIIELLGRIPPQIALSWNKSTKFFSRPGALLRISRLSPRSLHSILADRHKWTKDEVTPFTAFLLPALQYSPQRRATAAQCLQHAWLSAP